The nucleotide window ATTGGGGAGCTTGTCAGCATGTACCGCAACCATAATGCAACAAAACAGCATGACAAAGTCTATGCATTACTGGGTTTAAGTTCAGACTCGAATAGTACTGCGTTGGTCCCAGACTATGGGCTTCCTTGGCATGAGGTCTTCAAACAAGTCACGGAACATGTTTTCCCGAAATGTTCCGTGGGGTTATGTTATGGGTCAGAAACAGCTGTTATCAAAAACAAAGGATGGATCTTGGGTTACATACATTCAATCAGTGACTCATTGAGGAACAGTCAACAGACTTTCAAAGTTGTCCTCAATCAAACTTGTCAGAAGCTGGGATATTATGATAAGTGGGAGGCTGAATGGAGTGTACAGGCTTCTGGAGAGTTACTTCAAGAGGGTGATATTATCTGCCTTCTCGAAGGCCTTTCACAGCCAAGTATACTCAGATTATGTGCTGAATACTACACGGTGGTGACACCGGTGGTGAAACCCAAGAAACAGGCACAGAATATTGAGGATGACGTGATAATCGGTAAGAGCTGTTCTGATCATGGTCTATGTGATATTCTCTTCAGTTGGAAGGTATCTCAATCAGAAGATAAGCTTGATTTACAAAGCCTATCAAGTCTCATTGAATTTGCGCCAAACCACTATAAAGAAAATCATGAAGCTGAGCGAAATCTAAACCATACAACATCTGTTATGGTAGATGCTGCCATGCAGACATTAAAGCTGAGAGTTCCTGGAAAAAGAGCACTCGACAACGTTCTATCCAAGGGTAGGGTAAAAGGCGTGGAtactacttttcttttctcgcaGAGTAACGTCGAAGTCTCCAAAGATCTAGTAACTGCAATTGAGACAGCTCTGTGGCAAAATCATGAGTTTCCCTATGCCTGGGAGAAGGTTCTAGCAGTTGCAGTACGGAATACTCGACCCTGTGGATTTGTTATTACAAGCATTCTCCTGCAGCGTCTACAGGAAATGCTACCGATTTCCgaagaggtggtcaaggcggCTGCAG belongs to Aspergillus luchuensis IFO 4308 DNA, chromosome 3, nearly complete sequence and includes:
- a CDS encoding HET domain-containing protein (COG:L;~EggNog:ENOG410PUXI;~InterPro:IPR010730;~PFAM:PF06985) is translated as MMSSTHEQVSNMSVPSFTYSPLPPKSYTRMIRLLPDEDESALIKCELLNYNLSQPGEEHLYEALSYVWGSPIRSRSIILGGYMLPVTESLYTALLHLRSKQLERILWIDAMSINQNDDSEKSKQIPLMRTIYAQARRVVVWLGEAHDHGERALETIACLGRKKVSEPVQGRVRVECEKLLQRDWFRRIWVLQEVGVAQYISIMCGPVQINGQMFCEGLDNLKPSSALMARISPISFLIKGAPFRSRDGHLSVPTLSIGELVSMYRNHNATKQHDKVYALLGLSSDSNSTALVPDYGLPWHEVFKQVTEHVFPKCSVGLCYGSETAVIKNKGWILGYIHSISDSLRNSQQTFKVVLNQTCQKLGYYDKWEAEWSVQASGELLQEGDIICLLEGLSQPSILRLCAEYYTVVTPVVKPKKQAQNIEDDVIIGKSCSDHGLCDILFSWKVSQSEDKLDLQSLSSLIEFAPNHYKENHEAERNLNHTTSVMVDAAMQTLKLRVPGKRALDNVLSKGRVKGVDTTFLFSQSNVEVSKDLVTAIETALWQNHEFPYAWEKVLAVAVRNTRPCGFVITSILLQRLQEMLPISEEVVKAAAANYRQGYEIMQLFLEHRGNKLPVSDEVVKTAAVNYK